One segment of Phragmites australis chromosome 13, lpPhrAust1.1, whole genome shotgun sequence DNA contains the following:
- the LOC133888549 gene encoding chloroplast envelope quinone oxidoreductase homolog: MATAAAPTTLAKMRAVQYDACGGGAAGLKHVEVPVPSAKKNELLLKLEAASINPVDWKIQKGMLRPLLPRRLPFIPVTDVAGVVVDVGPGVHEFQAGDQVVAMLNPFSGGGLAEYAVASANLTVKRPPEVSAAEGAGLPIAAGTALQSLRAIGAKFDGTGKPLNVLITAASGGVGLYAVQLAKLAGLHITATCGARNVELVKSLGADEVLDYRTPEGASLQSPSGKKYDGVVHCTVGISWSTFEPVLSGNGRVIDITPNFSTILTSALHKVTFARKRLVPLLLSPNKADLEFLVELVKDSKLKTLIDSRFPRRDASKAWEKSIDGHATGKIIVEMEG; this comes from the exons atggccaccgccgccgccccgacGACCCTAGCCAAGATGCGAGCCGTGCAGTACGACGCCTGCGGCGGAGGCGCCGCGGGCCTAAAG CATGTGGAAGTCCCCGTCCCTTCAGCGAAGAAGAATGAGCTTCTGTTGAAGCTAGAAGCAGCAAGCATCAACCCGGTTGACTGGAAGATACAGAAAGGGATGTTACGGCCTTTGTTGCCTCGTAGATTGCCTTTTATTCCAG TCACTGATGTGGCAGGAGTTGTGGTAGATGTTGGTCCAGGAGTCCATGAATTCCAAGCTGGAGATCAAGTTGTTGCAATGTTGAACCCATTT TCTGGAGGTGGCCTCGCGGAATACGCTGTGGCGTCTGCAAATCTGACCGTCAAGAGGCCTCCCGAGGTATCTGCTGCCGAAGGTGCAGGGCTGCCCATTGCCGCCGGCACAGCGCTGCAGTCGCTTAGGGCTATCGGCGCCAAGTTCGATGGCACCGGTAAGCCCTTGAACGTGCTCATCACCGCTGCATCTGGTGGTGTTGGCCTCTACGCCGTGCAGCTTGCGAAGCTGGCAGGCCTCCACATCACAGCCACCTGTGGTGCCCGCAACGTGGAGCTGGTGAAGAGCCTGGGCGCAGACGAGGTGCTCGACTACAGAACACCAGAGGGGGCCAGCCTGCAGAGCCCGTCCGGTAAGAAGTACGACGGCGTTGTCCACTGCACGGTGGGGATCAGCTGGTCGACGTTTGAGCCAGTACTGAGCGGCAATGGGAGGGTGATAGACATCACCCCGAACTTCTCCACCATCCTCACGTCAGCGCTGCACAAGGTGACGTTCGCCAGGAAGCGGCTGGTGCCGCTGCTCCTGTCGCCTAACAAGGCGGACCTCGAGTTCTTGGTCGAGCTGGTGAAGGACAGCAAGCTCAAGACGCTGATCGACTCACGGTTCCCACGGCGCGATGCAAGCAAGGCATGGGAGAAGAGCATCGATGGCCATGCCACCGGCAAGATCATCGTCGAGATGGAAGGTTGA